In the Wyeomyia smithii strain HCP4-BCI-WySm-NY-G18 chromosome 2, ASM2978416v1, whole genome shotgun sequence genome, one interval contains:
- the LOC129724288 gene encoding uncharacterized protein LOC129724288 isoform X2, which translates to MCDILVPNMNCNRKRMRSDDDCGVALQRKMFIDQHRMDQQDENKMKRIQEKTINMLFQGAKISHQQAPGTCAGACLRHVRLLGGGETDFDFHQCPSWIEKKPDRKCRICDRLSMVHADCVNCNLELCEYCGFSCSYCPEKICMNCVNLFNCQNSDVPCCERCKIFN; encoded by the exons ATGTGCGATATTCTTGTCCCGAACATGAACTGCAACCGCAAGCGGATGCGTTCTGACGACGATTGTGGTGTGGCATTGCAGCGGAAGATGTTCATCGACCAGCATCGAATGGATCAGCAGGATGAAAACAAAATGAAACGCATCCAAG aaaaaacgaTCAACATGCTATTCCAGGGAGCTAAAATTTCTCACCAGCAAGCACCGGGAACATGCGCAGGTGCATGCCTGCGACACGTACGCTTACTTGGTGGTGGAGAAACGGACTTCGACTTTCATCAG TGTCCCAGCTGGATTGAGAAGAAACCGGATCGCAAATGCCGTATTTGCGATCGGTTATCGATGGTTCATGCCGACTGTGTCAACTGCAATCTGGAACTTTGCGAGTACTGTGGCTTTAGTTGCAGCTACTGCCCTGAGAAAATATGTATGAATTGTGTTAATTTATT taacTGCCAAAACTCGGATGTTCCATGCTGTGAACGGTGCAaaattttcaactaa
- the LOC129724288 gene encoding uncharacterized protein LOC129724288 isoform X1 — translation MCDILVPNMNCNRKRMRSDDDCGVALQRKMFIDQHRMDQQDENKMKRIQGMHLSFWEKTINMLFQGAKISHQQAPGTCAGACLRHVRLLGGGETDFDFHQCPSWIEKKPDRKCRICDRLSMVHADCVNCNLELCEYCGFSCSYCPEKICMNCVNLFNCQNSDVPCCERCKIFN, via the exons ATGTGCGATATTCTTGTCCCGAACATGAACTGCAACCGCAAGCGGATGCGTTCTGACGACGATTGTGGTGTGGCATTGCAGCGGAAGATGTTCATCGACCAGCATCGAATGGATCAGCAGGATGAAAACAAAATGAAACGCATCCAAGGTATGCATCTATCGTTTTGGG aaaaaacgaTCAACATGCTATTCCAGGGAGCTAAAATTTCTCACCAGCAAGCACCGGGAACATGCGCAGGTGCATGCCTGCGACACGTACGCTTACTTGGTGGTGGAGAAACGGACTTCGACTTTCATCAG TGTCCCAGCTGGATTGAGAAGAAACCGGATCGCAAATGCCGTATTTGCGATCGGTTATCGATGGTTCATGCCGACTGTGTCAACTGCAATCTGGAACTTTGCGAGTACTGTGGCTTTAGTTGCAGCTACTGCCCTGAGAAAATATGTATGAATTGTGTTAATTTATT taacTGCCAAAACTCGGATGTTCCATGCTGTGAACGGTGCAaaattttcaactaa